Below is a genomic region from Halostella litorea.
GACGCCGCCTCGGGGGAGCGCGCCGACGCCGCGACGGCGGACGCGGACACCGCTCTGGCCGCAGACGAGGAGCGGTCACGCCGGGGCGTGGCCTCCGACGGATCCCCGTCGAACGGGACGGACGGCGACGGCCCCCCGACGAACCGGGCGAACGACGACGGCCCCGACCCCCGCGAGGAGCCGGTTACCTGGTTTCTCAAGTCCGACAACGAGGGCGTCGCCGCGGTCCGGGACTTGCTGAGCACAGTCGCGCTGGTCGCGCTGGTGGGCCTGGTGCTGTTCGCGGTCAGCGGGATCTGGCCGCCGCTGGTCGCCGTCGAGAGCGGGAGCATGGAGCCCCACATGGAGAAAAACGACCTCGTGTTCATCGTCGACGAGGGGCGGTTCGCCGGCGACGGCGCGGTCCACGGCGTCGTGACGTACCAGCGCGGCCAGGAGACCGGCGTCCGCTCGTTCGGGAGCTACGGCGACGTGATCGTGTTCGAGCCGGACGGGAGCGACGGGGTGCCGATAATACACCGCGCGCGCTTCTACGTCGAGGAGGACGAGGAGTGGGTCGACAGGGCGAACGCCGAGTACCTCAGGGGCGACACCTGCGAGGAGGTCCGGAACTGCCCGGCCCCCCACGACGGGTTCATCACGAAAGGCGACGCCACGCCGTACTACGACCAGGTCGCCGGGCGGACCACCGTCGTCAAGTCCGAGTGGATCAAGGGTCGCGCCGAGGTCCGTGTCCCGTGGCTCGGGTGGGTTCGACTCCAGTTCGCCAAGCTGTAACCGGCCGCGAGACGCTCTTGCGTGCGGATATCGCCGTGATCTCCACTAGAAACGAGGGGGTCGTGGATCGGAGTTTACGGGGACGACGTGTCGGCCTCCAGGGGAAACGGTGGCCGCCACTGTGGTGGCCGCGCGGACGGGTCAGTTGTCGAACCGCGCCTGGACGAACGGCTGGACGTCCTCGATGTCGCCCAGCCGCGAGTCCGACAGGAGGACGGCCTCGGTCTCCTCGATGGGGACCGAGAGGCTGATCTCCTTGGTGCGGCCGTAGCGGCCCTTCGAGACGACGACCGCGTTGACGATCCCGAGCATGTCGAGTTCGCTGATCAGGTCCGTCACCCGGCGCTGGGTGAGCACGTCGGCGTCGATCTCCTCGCAGAGGCGCTTGTAGATGTTGTACACCTCGCCGGTGTTGATGTTGTGGACGCCGTTTTTCTCCAGCAGGATGATCGAGAACAGCACGATCTTCGACTGCGTGGGGAGGGTCCGCACGACCTCGACCACGCGGTCGAGTTCGATCTTGTCCTGAGCCTTCCGGACGTGGTCCTCGTCGACCAGTTCGGACTGGTCGCGCTCCGCGAGTTCGCCCGCGGTCCGCAGCAGGTCGAGCGCCCGCCGGGCGTCGCCGTGCTCCTGGGCGGCGAACGCGGCACACAGCGGGATCACGTCGTCGGTCAGTGCGTCGGCCTTGAACGCCACGTCCGAGCGGTGCTGGAGGATGTCCCGGAGCTGGTTGGCGTCGTACGGCGGGAAGACGATCTCCTCCTCCCCGAGGCTGGACTTGACGCGGGGGTCGAGGAAGTCGGTGAACTTCAGGTCGTTCGAGATGCCCATGATCGACACGCGCGAGTTGTCCAGTTCGGAGTTCATCCGAGAGAGGTTGTATAGCGTGTCGTCGCCGGACTTCTCGACCAGCTTGTCTATTTCGTCCAGCATGATGACGACCACGCGCTCGTGGTAGTCGACGGCCTCGAAGAAGACGCTGTACACGCGGTCGGTGGGCCACCCCGTCATCGGGACCGTCTCGAACTCCTCGCGGTCGGCCTCCAGCTCCGCGATGCGGTCGTCGACCGCCTCGACGGAGTCGAAGTCGGCGTCGGACAGGGCCGCCGGGTCGTCCGTCGCGGCCTCCCGGAGCTCCCGGAGGTCGCCCAGCCGCTCGTCGATGTGGCGCTCGTTCTCCTCGATGAACTTGTTCGCCAGCTGGGCGAGCACACGGTACTGCGTGTCGGTCACCTCGCAGTTGATGTACTCGACCTCGCAGGGCACCTGGTACTTCTGGGAGGTGCTCTCCAGTTCCTGGCTGACGAACTTCGCGCTCGCGGTCTTGCCGGTCCCCGTCTTCCCGTAGATGAGGATGTTCGACGGCGTCTCGCCCCGCAGCGCGGCGACGAGGATCGTCGCCATCTTGTTTATCTGCTCGGTGCGGTGTGGTAGTTCGTGTGGCGTGTACGACGGGCGCAGCACCTCCTTGTTCTCGAAGATGGGCTCGCCGCTCAGGAGGTCGTCGAACAGCCCCTGATTCTCCTCCTCCTCGTCCTCCAGAACGACGTCGTCGAGTTCGACGTCGAAGTCCTGCGACGAATCTACGTCGACGTCGGCGCGCTCCGATCCCGTGTCTTCCTCGGTCATCCGTTGCGTGATTCACCCCTTCGTTTCATCTGGAAACCGCCCGCCTAAGCCGAGCGAACCCGTCGTAGTGGCCTCATATCGTGGGTTCGCAGTCAATACGGTGTCGCGGTCCGTCCAGTTGATGCAAACGAAGTGGAGGTACACCAGGGTCTTAAAATCTTCCCTCTCGGAATAGCGACCGTTCGGACCGGCGGAACGGACCGCTGACCGATGTAACGTCCCGGATCAAGCGGGGTTTGTGGTTCGCGGGCCGGTCGGAGCCACGTCCCACAGGCTCGAACGTCGTCGACGTCGTAGTCGTCAGTCCCAACGGAGACGGCCGTCGACCGGAACCAAGTGGATCTGCGGGAAGTTCCGGACGGTCGACGGGGCAGTCAGTCCGTCGGGGGCAGTTCGGGTCCGTCCGCGGACCGGGCCGGTTCTGGTTCGCTTGGGAGCTTACCCGGTACGTCGCAGGCTGTCCCGTTCATCCTCTCGGCTCGAACCTCGTTTCGCGGGTCAGTCTCGATCTCTCCGACACCCCCACCCCTTCGTTTCAACTGGAGACGGCGCTCGGCGGGGCGTGGGGTGTGGGGTGACGGGTGGTGTTCGTGTCGACTGTCGGATCGGTTAGCGGGTCTCTAGTGGTTCCTAATAGATTGTTTCAGTATGTACAATATATGAAAAACGTGCTTACTGCATTACGGTTTTGGTTTGAGAGCTTGGTACATAAAACCACGCCACTCTAGACTGCCGGAGACACCCCCACCCCACCTTCGACCGTTCCACCCGAAACGAAGGGGTGGGGGGGTCACCCTCGTCCTTCTTCCCCGTACAACGGCGTTCGAGATCCGTCGGGGTTCGAGGGGTCTCTCAACCGTCTCCGGTATGGTCGGCCCCGTTGGCCTGGCCCGTTACCCCCCACCGTTTCGCCTCCACACGAAAGAAGGGAATGTCTGGGTTCGAATGACCTACTGAACCCGCACTCTACATGACCTAACACCCCTCTGTTTCAACTGGAAACCACTGTCGCCACTCCCTTCACGGCGCACTCCCTTCGACACCCCGCAACGGGGATCCGTCCCGCTACCTGCGGGGACCCGCTCGCTATCCGGCACGTCCGGGCCGCATCGTCGGTCGCTGGACCGATCGGTTGGCGGACACGAACGGCGGGTGCCGATCCACGATCGCGGTACTGCGCGGCGGGCCGCCGTCGATCGCTCCGTTCGGGGCGGATACGTGTCTGACGTAGGCTTAAGTGAATCCGGTGTCGTTACGTGGACAAGCACCTACGGGTGCGTGAGGACAGGATGGGACTGATAAACGGACTCAGACAGAGCATCTCACGGGCGACGGAGCGGCTCTTCTCGGAGGAGGAGCCAAAGCGGATCGGCATCTACGGGCCGCCGAACGCGGGGAAAACGACGCTCGCCAACCGGATCGCGCGGGACTGGACCGGCGACGCCGTCGGGCCGGAGAGCCAGATCCCCCACGAGACCCGGCGGGCGCGCCGGAAGGAGGACGTCGAGATAGAGCGCAACGGCAAGTCGGTCACGATAGACATCGTCGACACGCCCGGCGTGACGACGAAGGTTGACTACGAGGAGTTCACCGAGTTCGACATGGAGAAGGAGGACGCGGTGCGTCGCTCCCGGGAGGCGACCGAAGGGGTCGCCGAGGCGATGCACTGGCTCCGGGAGGACGTCGACGGCGTCATCTACGTGCTCGACTCGGCCGAGGACCCGTTCACGCAGGTGAACACGATGCTGATCGGCATCATCGAGAGCCGGGATCTCCCCGTGCTCATCTTCGCCAACAAGATCGACCTCGAGGACTCCAGCGAGCAGCGCATCCGCAACGCCTTCCCCCAGCACGAGACCGTCCCGCTCTCCGCGCTGGAGGGCGACAACATGGACGAAGTGTACGACAAGATCGCGGAGTACTTCGGGTGAACCATGCCTGAGTCCAAAGAATCGGACGACGGCGTCCAGATCGACCTCATCAGCGGCGAGCGGATGGCCGGGATGACGAGCATGGAGAAGATCCGGATGATCCTGGACGGCGTCCACGAGGGCAACATCGTCATCCTGGAGGAGGGACTCTCCCCCGACGAGGAGAGCCGGCTGATCGAGGTGACGATGACCGAGATCAGCCCCGACGGGTTCAACGGGATCGAGATCGAGACGTACCCGCGCGCCCAGACCGACGACGCGAGCTTCCTGGACCGGCTGATGGGGCGGGAGTCGACGAACAAGCTGACCGTCATCGGCCCGGCGAACCAGATCCAGACGCTACACAAGGACGAGACGCTCATCAGCGCCCTCGTCTCCCGCAGATAATGCCCCACGAGTGTACGAACTGCGGCCGGACGTTCGCCGACGGCTCCAAGGAGATGCTGTCGGGCTGTCCGGACTGCGGCGGCAACAAGTTCCAGTTCGACCCGTCCGGCGGGTCGGACGGCGGTGGCGCCGCGGCCGACGCGAGCGCCGAGGCCGCCGACCCGAACGGAGGGGACGTCCCCGACGCGACTCCGTCGGACGACGGCGGAGCCACGGGCACCGTCGGCCGCGCACGCGAAACGGTCCGCGACTGGGTCGGGACCGACGACGCGTCGTCCACCGGCACGGACCCGACGGACGGCGCCACCGCCGACGCCGGCCCGGCGACCGACGGCACGGCAGGGGCGGCCGACGACGAGAACGCCGCACAGGCCGACGCCCGGAGCGGCGTGGTCGCGCAGGACGAACTCCCGGACGACCCGCCCGAACCCGCGCTCGACGAGCGCTCGCCGCCGAGCGACGCCGGCGAGCCGGCGGCCCCGACGGGCGGGACCATCGCGGACACGCCCGACGAGGAGCGCCCGGACCTCTCACAGCTCCGCGAGGAGCTCAACCAGCAGTTCGAGAGCATCAAGATCGTCCAGCCCGGCCGGTACGAACTCAACCTGATGGAGCTGTACGACCGCGACGAGTACATCATCTCGCTGCAGGAGGACGGCCGCTACGTCATCGAAGTTCCCGAGACCTGGCGGTCCGACGAGGAGGCGTAGCGTCCGCCACCTCGGCGTCCTCCGCCCCGTACCGTGTACCGTCTCTCGTCCCGACGCGATTGCCCTGGTTTTAAGCGCGCGTGGGTTCTCCACCCGACCATGAGCGAAGCCACGAAAGTCGTGCTCGGCACCATCGGGATCTCCGGACTACTGGCGGTCGCGCTCGTCGTCCAGTCGCTGCTCGCCTGATGTTCGAGGAGCGCGACCTGGGAGAGGACGTCGCGTCCGTCCGGGACGCCCACGCGCCGGACGCGCTGGTCCTCTCCGCCGCCAGCGACTTCGAGACGCTGCCGCCGGAACAGGCCGAGGACCTGGGGCTGCTGGTCGATTCGCTCGACCCGGCGACGTACCCGGCGGCGTGGCTCCCCGACGACGCGCCGCGCCTGCTCGCCCGGTACGCCGGGAGCGAGTTCACGATCGGCCTGCCCGGCGACGGGAGCGTCGCTTGGACGCGCCAGACCGACCCGCCCGTCGTCCTCGTCAAGCCGCGGGTGGAGGGGTCGCCCGAGTCGTTCGTCGACTTCCTCGTCGCGGAGGCGCTCGTACAGGTCGGGTTGGACGCCCCCGAGGGCTTCCTGCCCTTCTTCGGCGAGCGCTACCGCGACCTCGACGACGCGCTCCCGCTGTCGCCGAACGCGACGTATCAGGTGGCGGCGGCGCTGTACGACGGCTGGCTCGGCTGCCACACCCGCGAGACGTTCGCGGACTGGCCGGCCGACCACCCCCGGGTCGGCGAGGCATGGGTCGACGCCGGCGAGCGGATCGCGGGCCGCGTCGACGGCCTGCCCGGCGAGGTCGCGCGGGGTGAGACGGACTTCGCCGACGCGACGGAACTGGCCTGCGCGGCGATCAAACACGACCTCGACCTGCCCGCGCCGTTCGCGGCGCTGGCGACGAGCGCGTACCGCCACCACGGGGCGGAGTACGCCGTCACCTGGGCGGAGAAGACGTTCGAGGAACTGTAGCGGCCGGGCGCGATGGGCCGCGCCGGTCAGAAGTCGACGCTGACGCTCCCGTCCTCGTCCAAGTCGATGACGCCGTCGAACAGGTCGCGGTACGACGCGACGACCTCGTCGTCGTGGACCTCGGTCGCGAGGTGGAACAGGCCGACCGCGTCGTGCTCGTCGAGCAGCGCGAGGATCTCGCGGATCGCGTCCTGCGTGGCCTCCTCGCCGGCGTAGTAGGCCAGTTCCGTGATCGAGTCGAGGCTCACCCGGCGCTTGCCGTCGTGGCTCGTCAGGAACTCCTCGGTCTGCTCGACGATGCCGTCGAGGTCGTCGGGGGCACCGACGTAGTGGACGTGTTCGCTGCTGCGCCGCGAGTAGCCCCGTTCGACCGAGAGCGTGTCGAGGACGACCGCGCGGTCCTCGTCGACGTCGTAGTAGTCGAGTTTCTGCATGACCTCCCGGGCAGTGGTTCGTGTGGAGATCACGAGGAATCGGTCCGTGTCGCGCTTCAGAAAGTCGGTGTCGATGCGGTCCGTCTCGCCCGTGCTCGGATGTAACAGGAGCACGCCGGTCCCGCCCGGGACCGTCTCGGGGCTGCCGTCTATCGCCAGCTCGTAATCCATACACCGGAAAGCGTGTGGGACGGACTTAAGACTGCTGGACCGGGTGATCGCCGGTGAGCGGTCCGGACCCCCGCGACCTCAGAACACGCTGTCGGCGGTCGCCGCGCCGACGACGCTGAAGATCGCACCGACGCTGACGGCCTTGATCGTCGTCAGGACCACCCCGGTGCGCGTCGGGTCCGTGAGGATCTCCGCCTCCACCAGAAACGTCGTCGGGGCGGTCAGCGCCAGCGCGAGCACGAACACCGACCCGTACGACACGAGCATCAGCGAGACGAACCGGACGGGGATCCCCGCGACCTCCGCCTCGGTGTCGGGGTCCCGCCCCGCGTCGGCCTTGTACAGCGCGCCGTAGCCGATCCCGGCGACGATCCCCACCGTCACCAGGGCGTGCCAGAACGTCATGTTGGCCGCGAGCACCCACACCTCCTCGGTGACGACGAACGGCCCCGCCAGCAGGAACCCGCCGACGACCTGCTGTGCGGAGTCCGCGATCCGGTAGCGTTTGCGACGGCCGACCATACCCCTGTTCCCGGGGGGACGGATGAAAAGCCCCGCGACTCGCTCCCGCGCGGGACCGGTCCCGGCCTCGTCCGGATCCGTTTAGTCCCCGCGTCGTCTCGTCTCCCCCATGAGCGTCAGCGCCGAGTTCGACGAGTGGGCCGCGGACGGCCGCGACCGCGGCATGGAGGACCGACACTGGCACACCGCCAAGCACGCCCTCGCGCGGATGCCGGTCGAACCGGGCGACGTCGTCCTCGACCTTGGCTGTGGCAGCGGCTACGCCGGCCGCGCGCTCCGGGAGGCCAAGGACGCGAGCCGCGCCTACGGCCTCGACGGCGCGCCGAAGATGACCCGCAACGCCCGCGAGTACACCGACGACCCCGACGTGGGCTACGTCGTCGGCGACTTCGGGTCGCTTCCCTTCGCCGACGGCTCGGTCGACCACGTCTGGTCGATGGAGGCCTTCTACTACGCCGCCGACCCCCACGAGACGCTGCGGGAGGTCCGGCGCGTGCTCCGGCCCGGCGGCACGTTCTTCTGTGCGGTGAACTACTACGAGGAGAACGTCCACTCCCACGAGTGGCAGGACAACATCGCCGTCGACATGACCCGCTGGAGCCGGTCCGAGTACCGCGAGGCGTTCCGCGAGGCGGGCCTACACGTCGCCGAGCAGGACACGATCCCGGACGACGAGATCGAGATCCCGCCCGCCGAGGAGTTCCCGACCGATAGCTGGGAGACCCGCGAGGACATGGTCGAGCGCTACCGCGAGTACGGCACGCTGCTGACCGTCGGCGTCGCGCCCTGACGCTGCCTCGTCGCCCTGAACGGGGGGATCCGCTTCGATACCGCCGTTCACGGCCTAAATTTTTGTCGTGGGGGGATCTATCGGCTCCCACGCGTGCTCCCCGAAAGCTCCCTTCCCGCATGGGGCGTCGCCCTGGTTCTCGGGCTGCCCCTCCTCGACGTGGTGCACAGTTTCACCCCGTGGTCGCGTCGCCTCTGGACGGACCACGACCACCGGGCGTGGACCGCCTACTGGAGCGCCTCGGTGGTGCTCCGGTGGGCACAGGCCGGGGTCGCCGTCGCCGTCCTCGTCGCCGCCGACGCTTCGCTCGCGACGGTCGGCGTCCGAACGCCCTCGACGGCAGTCACCGCGGCCAGCGCCGGCCTCGCCCTCGTCGCCGCAGCC
It encodes:
- a CDS encoding S26 family signal peptidase, which produces MTDAGTGDEPDRDPPDGDDPAGDGDGGPEPSPDTAPAADAGSGSDADAASGERADAATADADTALAADEERSRRGVASDGSPSNGTDGDGPPTNRANDDGPDPREEPVTWFLKSDNEGVAAVRDLLSTVALVALVGLVLFAVSGIWPPLVAVESGSMEPHMEKNDLVFIVDEGRFAGDGAVHGVVTYQRGQETGVRSFGSYGDVIVFEPDGSDGVPIIHRARFYVEEDEEWVDRANAEYLRGDTCEEVRNCPAPHDGFITKGDATPYYDQVAGRTTVVKSEWIKGRAEVRVPWLGWVRLQFAKL
- a CDS encoding Cdc6/Cdc18 family protein encodes the protein MTEEDTGSERADVDVDSSQDFDVELDDVVLEDEEEENQGLFDDLLSGEPIFENKEVLRPSYTPHELPHRTEQINKMATILVAALRGETPSNILIYGKTGTGKTASAKFVSQELESTSQKYQVPCEVEYINCEVTDTQYRVLAQLANKFIEENERHIDERLGDLRELREAATDDPAALSDADFDSVEAVDDRIAELEADREEFETVPMTGWPTDRVYSVFFEAVDYHERVVVIMLDEIDKLVEKSGDDTLYNLSRMNSELDNSRVSIMGISNDLKFTDFLDPRVKSSLGEEEIVFPPYDANQLRDILQHRSDVAFKADALTDDVIPLCAAFAAQEHGDARRALDLLRTAGELAERDQSELVDEDHVRKAQDKIELDRVVEVVRTLPTQSKIVLFSIILLEKNGVHNINTGEVYNIYKRLCEEIDADVLTQRRVTDLISELDMLGIVNAVVVSKGRYGRTKEISLSVPIEETEAVLLSDSRLGDIEDVQPFVQARFDN
- a CDS encoding Era-like GTP-binding protein is translated as MGLINGLRQSISRATERLFSEEEPKRIGIYGPPNAGKTTLANRIARDWTGDAVGPESQIPHETRRARRKEDVEIERNGKSVTIDIVDTPGVTTKVDYEEFTEFDMEKEDAVRRSREATEGVAEAMHWLREDVDGVIYVLDSAEDPFTQVNTMLIGIIESRDLPVLIFANKIDLEDSSEQRIRNAFPQHETVPLSALEGDNMDEVYDKIAEYFG
- a CDS encoding DUF2073 domain-containing protein, encoding MPESKESDDGVQIDLISGERMAGMTSMEKIRMILDGVHEGNIVILEEGLSPDEESRLIEVTMTEISPDGFNGIEIETYPRAQTDDASFLDRLMGRESTNKLTVIGPANQIQTLHKDETLISALVSRR
- a CDS encoding OapC/ArvC family zinc-ribbon domain-containing protein: MPHECTNCGRTFADGSKEMLSGCPDCGGNKFQFDPSGGSDGGGAAADASAEAADPNGGDVPDATPSDDGGATGTVGRARETVRDWVGTDDASSTGTDPTDGATADAGPATDGTAGAADDENAAQADARSGVVAQDELPDDPPEPALDERSPPSDAGEPAAPTGGTIADTPDEERPDLSQLREELNQQFESIKIVQPGRYELNLMELYDRDEYIISLQEDGRYVIEVPETWRSDEEA
- a CDS encoding DUF7089 family protein — protein: MFEERDLGEDVASVRDAHAPDALVLSAASDFETLPPEQAEDLGLLVDSLDPATYPAAWLPDDAPRLLARYAGSEFTIGLPGDGSVAWTRQTDPPVVLVKPRVEGSPESFVDFLVAEALVQVGLDAPEGFLPFFGERYRDLDDALPLSPNATYQVAAALYDGWLGCHTRETFADWPADHPRVGEAWVDAGERIAGRVDGLPGEVARGETDFADATELACAAIKHDLDLPAPFAALATSAYRHHGAEYAVTWAEKTFEEL
- a CDS encoding DUF7090 family protein; the protein is MDYELAIDGSPETVPGGTGVLLLHPSTGETDRIDTDFLKRDTDRFLVISTRTTAREVMQKLDYYDVDEDRAVVLDTLSVERGYSRRSSEHVHYVGAPDDLDGIVEQTEEFLTSHDGKRRVSLDSITELAYYAGEEATQDAIREILALLDEHDAVGLFHLATEVHDDEVVASYRDLFDGVIDLDEDGSVSVDF
- a CDS encoding DUF2391 family protein — its product is MVGRRKRYRIADSAQQVVGGFLLAGPFVVTEEVWVLAANMTFWHALVTVGIVAGIGYGALYKADAGRDPDTEAEVAGIPVRFVSLMLVSYGSVFVLALALTAPTTFLVEAEILTDPTRTGVVLTTIKAVSVGAIFSVVGAATADSVF
- a CDS encoding class I SAM-dependent methyltransferase, whose amino-acid sequence is MSVSAEFDEWAADGRDRGMEDRHWHTAKHALARMPVEPGDVVLDLGCGSGYAGRALREAKDASRAYGLDGAPKMTRNAREYTDDPDVGYVVGDFGSLPFADGSVDHVWSMEAFYYAADPHETLREVRRVLRPGGTFFCAVNYYEENVHSHEWQDNIAVDMTRWSRSEYREAFREAGLHVAEQDTIPDDEIEIPPAEEFPTDSWETREDMVERYREYGTLLTVGVAP